In candidate division WOR-3 bacterium, one DNA window encodes the following:
- a CDS encoding TonB family protein — protein MKRDLLFSFVGHLALFAALGIATGMNRARDTRRPNVITIQIVNPGSPQPAVETPATHLVEPKPRPQVAPEPRPKPKSESQKKESVVKKHGLGARIEGADALGYAYYLNIILAKIADNWVNPYAGQPRTIRATVYFVVEEDGTITGVKLEKGSGDAGYDASCVRALLATEKLPPLPPEYTAGNQLKLHLEFESKP, from the coding sequence GTGAAGCGCGACCTGTTATTCTCTTTTGTTGGCCACTTGGCGCTGTTCGCCGCCCTCGGGATTGCAACCGGTATGAATCGCGCCCGCGATACTCGCCGGCCCAATGTGATTACCATCCAGATTGTCAATCCAGGTTCGCCTCAGCCCGCGGTCGAGACGCCGGCTACACACCTAGTCGAGCCGAAGCCCAGGCCTCAAGTTGCGCCTGAGCCCAGACCTAAACCCAAGTCAGAATCGCAGAAGAAGGAAAGCGTAGTCAAGAAGCACGGGCTCGGCGCGCGCATTGAAGGCGCGGACGCTCTGGGCTATGCATACTACCTGAACATCATTCTTGCCAAGATAGCGGACAACTGGGTCAACCCGTATGCGGGCCAGCCGCGTACCATTCGGGCCACGGTGTACTTCGTGGTTGAGGAGGACGGGACCATAACCGGGGTGAAGCTTGAGAAGGGTTCAGGTGATGCGGGCTACGACGCTTCCTGCGTCAGGGCGCTACTTGCGACCGAGAAGCTGCCGCCCCTGCCGCCCGAGTACACCGCGGGCAACCAGCTCAAGCTGCACCTCGAGTTCGAGTCAAAGCCGTAG
- a CDS encoding biopolymer transporter ExbD, with product MRRERKLKLLAEMNVTSLADVSFTLMVIFLIAGVSTAFSRLQSIELDLPRASTLDVSSKEGLEISVRQNGEIYVGRKLVSLTAFPRVLGEQWAKGNYDRVFLRADKKVDYGTIMEVLSAVREQGITNIGLVALPK from the coding sequence ATGAGGAGAGAACGTAAGCTCAAGCTCTTGGCTGAGATGAACGTTACGTCGCTTGCGGACGTGAGCTTTACGCTGATGGTTATCTTCCTTATCGCCGGGGTCTCAACTGCGTTCAGCCGGCTGCAGAGCATTGAGCTTGACTTGCCCCGAGCGTCCACCCTTGATGTGAGCTCCAAGGAAGGCCTGGAAATAAGCGTGCGACAGAACGGCGAAATCTATGTCGGGCGCAAGCTTGTCAGCTTGACCGCGTTCCCCCGGGTCCTTGGTGAGCAATGGGCCAAGGGCAACTACGACCGCGTATTCCTGCGTGCGGACAAGAAGGTAGACTACGGCACGATAATGGAAGTACTCTCCGCCGTGCGCGAACAGGGAATCACCAACATCGGTCTGGTTGCGCTACCGAAATGA
- a CDS encoding MotA/TolQ/ExbB proton channel family protein → MISTAPPSGGFFGPFIHAGLFAQIVILVLLVMSIVSWAVILRKARYVRRAAQQTRQFLNLFGLRTRLGDYEQVARTMRASPLSSLLLAGVEEWQKLRKDFHGTVQGAELLQQLIPNITEAMDRAASRESDRLEGWLPFLSITTMVAPFLGLLGTVQGVLATFLGLRTTQIPTLQTIAPGISDALITTIMGLVVAIPAAFFYNYFVGRVRNLQSEMERFSSELTGILRREIIYSQLEGTDTWNPNTRP, encoded by the coding sequence GGGCTGTTCGCCCAAATTGTCATCCTGGTCTTGCTTGTCATGTCTATTGTCAGTTGGGCGGTGATTCTACGCAAGGCGCGGTATGTGCGCCGAGCGGCGCAGCAGACTAGGCAGTTTCTGAACCTGTTCGGGCTACGGACGCGGCTCGGCGACTATGAGCAGGTAGCGCGGACCATGCGCGCCTCGCCCTTGTCCAGCCTGCTTCTTGCTGGAGTCGAAGAATGGCAGAAGCTGCGCAAGGATTTTCATGGTACAGTACAGGGCGCAGAACTACTTCAGCAGCTCATTCCCAATATTACTGAGGCGATGGACCGGGCCGCATCGCGGGAGTCGGATAGACTCGAAGGCTGGCTTCCATTCCTGTCTATCACAACAATGGTTGCACCGTTCCTTGGGCTTCTGGGAACAGTGCAGGGCGTGCTCGCAACGTTCCTCGGGCTGCGCACGACTCAGATTCCAACTCTCCAGACGATTGCACCCGGCATCTCGGACGCACTCATCACCACAATAATGGGTCTGGTTGTGGCGATTCCGGCCGCATTCTTCTACAACTACTTCGTTGGTCGGGTGCGCAACCTCCAGTCCGAGATGGAGCGCTTCTCCTCTGAGCTCACTGGCATTCTACGCCGAGAGATAATCTACTCCCAGCTCGAGGGTACAGACACTTGGAATCCAAACACGCGACCGTAA